Proteins encoded within one genomic window of Brassica rapa cultivar Chiifu-401-42 chromosome A09, CAAS_Brap_v3.01, whole genome shotgun sequence:
- the LOC103839233 gene encoding transcriptional regulator TAC1-like, translated as MQNMECDRSSSSTSSESGAVLHHLTTSSTVTRRMYECTFCKRGFTNAQALGGHMNIHRRDRLNKAAKQQNDADVALSSARRCFHVASSDRGGYEQVESVVFRATTNLSLRIGSMVTRRENVVVEGDEIDLELRLGL; from the coding sequence ATGCAAAATATGGAGTGTGATAGATCATCGTCGTCCACATCATCAGAAAGCGGGGCCGTTCTTCATCATCTTACTACATCGTCCACTGTGACGAGACGAATGTACGAGTGCACTTTCTGCAAAAGAGGTTTCACGAACGCACAAGCTTTGGGTGGTCACATGAATATCCATCGACGTGACCGTCTCAACAAGGCGGCCAAGCAGCAAAATGACGCTGACGTAGCACTCTCCAGTGCTCGAAGATGTTTCCACGTGGCATCATCTGATCGTGGAGGCTACGAGCAAGTTGAATCCGTCGTGTTTAGGGCGACCACGAACTTGAGCTTACGAATCGGTTCGATGGTTACAAGGAGAGAAAACGTGGTCGTTGAAGGAGATGAAATCGATTTGGAGCTACGTCTTGGCTTATGA
- the LOC103839332 gene encoding uncharacterized protein LOC103839332, which produces MASSSHYHYHKDDDDEIDLDTPYEEFYNNCALVQEPEDRQRRNVHERHREEGHTLLWNDYFADNPTYSPALFRRRFRMNKTIRQLAYGAAADSVDEYIRLGESTARKCLHKFTAGIITLFGKEYLRRPTQEDLQRLLHIGEQRGFPGMLGSIDCMHWEWKNCPTAWKGMYSRGTGKPTIVLEAVASYDLWIWHAFFGAPGTMNDLNILN; this is translated from the exons ATGGCTTCTTCATCCCATTATCATTATCataaagatgatgatgatgagatcGATCTTGATACTCCTTATGAAGAATTTTATAACAATTGTGCTCTCGTACAAGAACCAGAAGATAGACAACGCCGTAATGTTCATGAGAGACACCGGGAAGAAGGCCACACCTTGCTTTGGAATGATTATTTTGCCGACAATCCAACTTACTCTCCCGCTCTTTTCCGCCGACGGTTTCGAATGAACAAAA CAATTCGACAATTGGCATACGGTGCTGCGGCGGACTCGGTGGACGAATATATCCGTCTAGGCGAATCAACGGCTCGAAAATGTTTGCACAAATTTACCGCCGGAATAATAACCTTGTTTGGCAAAGAATATCTACGACGTCCAACACAGGAGGATCTGCAGAGACTACTACATATCGGAGAACAACGTGGATTTCCGGGGATGCTtggaagcatcgactgtatgcattgggagtggaagaattgtcccacGGCTTGGAAAGGAATGTACTCACGAGGAACCGGAAAACCGACAATTGTGTTGGAGGCCGTAGCTTCGTATGACCTCTGGATATGGCATGCGTTTTTTGGAGCACCAGGTACTATGAACGATCTAAATATTCTTAATTGA
- the LOC103839232 gene encoding transcription factor bHLH92, whose product MDNFFLDSILEEEDIFWDLIAGDVSGNADNTVSVVNRSAFRSYERNTEQTMVSSSSSVNVNKRMLNLLRKIWEEKKNALAPENERCRQHMMKERTRRMKQKQSYLALHSLLPFATKNDKNSIVEKAVDQIGQLDEYKKELERRMNVLEAKSATDHDKMTGTKIRFSLQEPLSGIDSMVEILQCLKSMGTKLKTVQANFSPHEFSATMNIETQIRGEEVEERVERRLQETEWKLLVLPEASRIEDY is encoded by the exons ATGGATAACTTCTTTCTAGATTCCATtttggaagaagaagacataTTCTGGGATCTGATCGCCGGTGATGTCTCCGGCAACGCTGACAATACCGTAAGTGTAGTAAACAGAAGCGCTTTTAGGTCATACGAGAGGAACACGGAACAGACGATGGTATCGTCTTCATCGTCGGTGAACGTGAACAAGAGAATGTTGAATCTTTTGAGAAAGATTTGGGAGGAGAAGAAAAATGCGTTAGCGCCGGAGAACGAGAGATGCCgacaacatatgatgaaagagAGGACGAGAAGaatgaaacaaaaacagagttACTTAGCTCTGCATTCTCTATTACCATTTGCCACTAAG aATGACAAAAATTCGATTGTTGAAAAAGCGGTCGATCAAATTGGGCAATTAGACGAGTATAAGAAAGAACTGGAGAGAAGAATGAATGTGTTGGAGGCAAAATCAGCAACGGATCATGATAAAATGACTGGAACAAAGATTAGGTTTAGTCTACAAGAACCCTTGTCTGGGATCGATTCAATGGTAGAAATTCTTCAATGTCTTAAATCAATGGGGACAAAACTCAAAACGGTCCAAGCCAATTTCTCTCCTCACGAATTCTCTGCGACCATGAACATTGAGACTCAG ATACGAGGAGAAGAGGTGGAAGAGAGAGTGGAGAGAAGACTCCAAGAAACTGAATGGAAGCTCCTCGTTCTCCCAGAAGCTTCGCGTATCGAAGACTACTGA